The stretch of DNA GGAACGCTGCATATTGCTTGCGGTCCATGGTGATGATGTCGGTGGACGCCACGATGCCTTCAAGGTTCAGGCCATTGGTGGCGCCATCCTTGAGCTTTTCGTGGAAGTAGTTGAGTCCGCCCACGATCTTGTGGCGAGAGAGTTGCAGCGCGGCCTGCGTGTTGGCAACCAGCGTATCGAAATCGATGCCGTTGCCGGTCGTTGCGTTTACCCGCGTCGGGTTTGTCGACGTGTCATAAGTGACATAGCTGTTCCATGTCAGGTTGCCGAAATTGCCTTCGTGGGTGGCGAAGTAGTTGTCCCGCAGCGTCTTGCTGTAGGTCATGTCCTCCCCTTCGGCGAGGCTCTTGCCCGGATTGGCCGTGCGTTCCTGGATCGTGTGCCCCGCACCGGCCGTGAAGGTGTTGGCTTCATCCAGCCGGAAGCTGAGCTTGCCTGCAATATTCTTGCGTTTGAATTCCGGGTCGGCGGCGGCGCTGTCGCTGCCGCCGACGAAATCCGCTTCGTCCTGATAGCGCAGACCGCCGGTAACCTGCAACGACAGGCGGTCCCTGATGATCGGAATGTTCAGAGCGAGGCTGGCGTTGACGCCATCGTTCGTCACGTCGTTGCCGGGGCCGGACTTGATGTATTCGGTCGTGAAGCTGCCGCCGAATTCGTTCATCACCTTCTTGGTGATGACGTTGATCACGCCGCCGATCGCGTCGGAACCGTAAAGCGAGGATGCCGGGCCGCGGATCACCTCAATGCGTTCGATCGAGTCCAGTGGCGGCAGGAAGTTGATCGGCGTACCGGCCTGGGCGCCGTTGAGACCGAAGGCCTGATTATCCTGCATGCGTTTCCCGTCGACAAGGAAAAGCGTGTAGTCTGCGCTCATGCCGCGTATCATGACCGACTGTTCGACACCGCCGCCCTGAATGAAGACGCCCGGAACATTCATCAGTACATCGGTGATGTCGGTGTAGGAGCGCTGCCTGATCTCTTCGGCCGTGATGACCGAAATCGTCGCCGGTGCGTCCTTGACGTTGAGCTCATAGCCGGTTGCGGAAACAACGATGTCCGATGGCAGTTCTCCATCGCGGGAATAGGAGCTGCCGGCCTGGGCCTCGGCGGCGAGCGCGAAGGCAGCCTGCGGCGATGCGCAAACGACGACAAGCGACGTCGTAGCGAGAATGCGCTTGCGAAAATCAGTCAATGAATACCCCCCGTCTGTTCCAGAAAAGGCGCACGAACTCCATTCGCCATTCGCCAGCGAATATCGGTGCGGCCCAGTTACTCTCCCGGATTTATGCCGTTCGCCTTTTTCGCTTAGTGCTAATGCGAATTGTTCGCGGCAACTATGAAGAATGGCGAGGCAAGGCAACGATCAGAAATGAATATCGACTATTCATCTCTCGCCTCTGGCCCTGCCGTTTCGGCGAGCGAGAGATCTTCCGCAGCTTGCCTAGGGTCAGCACCCATTACTCACGCCACCGATGCTGCCGGCTGGCTGCCGATGCGGGCGGTCAAGGCATCGGCACTGAGACTGGCGACCAGTTCTTGACCGCCGCCGGTTGTTGGCGTGAGACCGCTCTGGCCTTGTCAGCCCAGCTGCACTCCAGACGACTGGCGGCATGAAGCGCGGGAAGGGCCCTCGCGTGCAGAGGTTGCGATCCTTTCCTACACCACCACCGGCGCAGTAGGATGTTTGCCGGATCATCTCTCCTGACCGGTGGATCGCCGCAGGCGGGGGAGGGCATGCAACCGGAAGCCAAAGTGACACCGATGTTTACACTGTACGCAACAAAAATCAGGTACTTGTGTCGAGAAACCGTGAATTGCGCCCGGAAGTTGACACTTTTGCTCTGAACCGTGTCAACTGTGTCAACCTTGCCCCTTTTGCAGGGTCGCCCCGGCGCACTTTCGCGCGGCGCTATTCACTGGCCCTTAATGCCGAGGCCCCCTATACCCTGACATATGACAACGACCCCGCGTGCTGCCCGCTCGTTCGCCTGCCTGCTTCTCCTGTCCCAGACCGCCGCGGTTCCGGTGTTCGCGCAGACAGTCGCGCCCGCCGTGAACGCGGCTGCGGCGCCCAAGCCGTGGCTTTACAAGAACAGCGACGTTCCGCCCGATCCGGACTGGAACTTCGGCGAGCTGTCAAACGGTCTGCGCTATGCCGTGCGACATAACGGCGTGCCGCCGGGGCAGGTCTCGATCCGCGTGCGGGTGGATGTGGGTTCGCTCTACGAGACCGATGCCGAGCGCGGTTATTCGCACTTGCTCGAACACATGCTGTTCCGGGAATCCAAGTATATCCCTGAGGGCACCGCGATCGCGACGTTCCAGCGGCTTGGCGCCTCGTTCGGCACCGATACCAATGCCGAGACGACGACGACGCAGACGGTGTTCAAGCTCGACGTGCCCAATGCGACGCCGACCTCGCTGGATACCGTGTTCAAGCTGGTCTCGGGGATGGTGACGGCGCCCACGCTTTCGGCGCTCGACCTGAAGAAGGACCTGCCGATCGTGCTCTCCGAAATGCGCGACAACGGCGGTGCCTCGCGCCGGGTGCAGCAGGCGATGCAGAAGACGCTCTATGACGGCCAGCCGCTGTCGGACCGCGATCCGATCGGCACGCTGGGCTCGTTGCAGGCAGCGACGCCCGCCTCGGTCCGGGCCTTCTACACGCGCTGGTATCGCCCGCAGACCGTGACGGTGATCGTTGCAGGCGACGCGCCGGTGCCCGCGCTGGAAGCTTATGTGAAGAAGTGGTTTGGTGACTGGCAGGTGCCCGGCAAGGTTACGCCGCAGCCCAGCTTCGGCGCTCCGATCGCGCCTGCGGGCAGCGATCCGAAGAACCCGGTGGGCGCGACGAAGGTGATGGTCGAGCCCGATCTTCCGCCCTCGCTGATGTATGCCGTGCTGCGGCCCTGGCATCAGGTGAACGACACCATCAAGTACAACCAGGGCCTGATGATCGACCAGCTGGCGCAGGCGATCATCAACCGTCGTCTGGAAACCAAGGCGCGGGCAGGCGGCAGCTTCCTGACAGCCTCGGTCGATCAGGAGAACGTCGCGCGCTCGGCCAACGCCACTTTCGTTTCGGTGACGCCGCTGGGCGATGACTGGAAGGGCGCTCTGCACGATGTGCGCGCGGTGATCGCCGATGCGATGACCCGCCCGCCGACGCAGGAGGAGATCGACCGCGAGGTCGCCGAGCTCGACGTCTCGTTCCAGGTGCCGGTCGAGCAGCAGGCGATCCTGCCCGGCGGCAAGCTGGCCGACGATCTCGTGAACGCGCTCGATATTCACGAGACGGTCGCCGCGCCCAAGGACGTGCTGAACATCTTCCGCAGCTCCAAGCCGCTGTTCACGCCGGACGCCATTCTGGAGCACACGCGCCAGATCTTCAGCGGCACGGTGACGCGAGCGATGTTCACGGTGCAGAAGCCCGGCGTCGCGACTGACGCGCAACTCCACGCAGCGCTTGCGGCTCCGGTGAAGCCGGACGAAAGCGTGCGCGAGGACATGAAGCCCGTGTCCTTCGCCAACATGCCCGCCATCGGCGCGCCATCTGCGCCGACGGCGGTGGCGCCCATCGGCCTGCTCGGCATCCAGCAGCTGACGTTCGCGAACGGCGTCAAGGCGCTGCTCTGGCCCGCCAAGGAAGAGCCGGGCCGGGTCATGGTGAAGGTCCGTTTCGGTGGCGGCTATGGCGCGGTGGCACCCAAGGATGCGACCTATCTGGCGCTGGGCGACATGGCGCTGGTGGGCGCGGGCGAGGCGACGCTGAACCAGAACGACCTCGACCGTATTTCCACCGGGCGCAAGCTGGGCTTCGATTTCGATATCGACGACGGCTCGTTCCAATTCCAGGCGGAAACGCGCCCTTCCGACCTTGCCGACCAGCTCTATCTGTTTGCGGCCAAGCTCGACATGCCGCGCTGGGACAAGGGACCGTTCGAGCGGGCGAAGGCCGCGGCGAAGATCCAGTACGATACTTTTGCCAGCTCGCCGCAGGGCATTCTCAACCGCGATCTGAACTATTACCAGCATGGGCAGGACCAGCGCTACGCAACGCCCACGCCTGCGCAGATCGACAAGACCGACATGGCCGATTTCCAGCGTGTGTGGAGCCGCCAGCTCGCCAGCGGCCCGGTTGAAGTGCAGATCTACGGCGACTTCGATCAGGCAGCCGCCATCGCCGCGCTGACCAAAACGTTCGGCGCGCTGAAGCCGCGCACCACCACCGATGCGCAGGCGGTCGTGCCGGTGGGCGTGCCTTCGCCCTCGACCCAGCCGATCCGCGTCGGCCACCACGGCGATGCAGATCAGGCGGCGGCGGTGATCTCGTGGGCGACCGGCGGCGGGTCTGACGATATCGCGCAGTCGCGCCAGCTCGAGATCCTCACGCAGCTGTTCTCCAACCGCCTGATGGACGCCATGCGCGAGAAGCTGGGCGCGGCCTATTCGCCCTATGTCTTCTCCAGCTGGCCGATCGACGAAAAGGCAGGCGGGGCGATCACGGCGGTTGCGCAGATCGAGCCCGACAAGGTGCCGCTGTTCTTCCAGACGGCGGATGACATCGCCCAGAACCTGATCGACAATCCGCCGACGGCTGACGAACTCGCTCGCGTCATTGAACCGCTGCGCCAGCAGGTCACGCGCGCCGCTTCGAGCACGGCGTTCTTCATGGACCAGCTGGAGGGCGCGACCTGGGATCCCAAGCGGATCGCGGCAGTGCGCACGATTCTGCCCGATTATACGCAGACGACCCCGCAGGCGATGCAGGCCCTGGCAGCCAAATACCTCGGGAAGGGTAAGAGCTGGCGGCTGGAAGTGCTGCCCGATCCCAAGACCGCGACGAAGAAAAAGTGAAGCATGGCGCCGGGTTAGCGCCCGGTGTCTGCCAGCCTGGGGAATCGCCGGGCCTGATCGACGTAATCGAATATGCCGATCGGGCTTTCGATCTTTGCAAAAATTGCCGAAAGCGGTAAAGGGCGCGCCTTGCGTGATCCTCGGCGGAGTCCAAATCCAGCCGGATGGGAGAGATCGCGCGCCAACATGGAGTAAACGACGTGGCTAGCAATTGGACCCCGGATGGCTGGAAGGCGAAGGAAGCCCGCCACCTCCCGGTATATGGCGATGTGGAACAGCTTGGCGCGGTTGAGACCACGCTTGCGAAGTTTCCGCCGCTGGTCTTTGCGGGCGAGGCGCGCGAACTGAAGAAGGATCTGGCCGAAGTGGCGGCGGGTCGCGGTTTCCTGTTGCAGGGCGGTGACTGTGCCGAGAGCTTCGCCGAATTTCACCCCGACAACATCCGCGACACCTTCCGTGTGCTTTTGCAGATGGCTGTGGTGCTGACGTTCGCGGGCAAGCAGCCGGTGGTGAAGGTCGGCCGCATGGCGGGCCAGTTCGCCAAGCCGCGCTCGGCGCCGACCGAGACGATCGGTGGTGTCGAACTGCCGAGCTACCTCGGCGACATCATCAATGGCGTCGAGTTCGATGCGGAGACGCGGCGCAACGATCCCGAGCGCATGGTCAAGGCCTATGCACAGTCGGCATCGACGCTTAACCTGCTGCGCGCGTTCGCCAGCGGCGGCTATGCGAATCTGCGGCAGGTCCACCAGTGGACGCTGGAGCATATCAACCGCAGCCCGTGGGGTGAGCGCTTCTCGCAGATGGCCGACCGCATCGGTGAGGCGCTGGACTTCATGGCGGCCTGCGGCGTGAATCCGTCGACGGTGCCGCAGCTTCAGGGCACCAATTTCTACACCAGCCATGAAGCGCTGCTGCTGCCCTACGAGCAGGCGCTGACCCGTCGCGATTCGCTCACCGGTGACTGGTATGACTGTTCGGCCCACATGCTGTGGATCGGCGATCGCACGCGTTTCGAAGGCTCGGCCCATGTCGAGTTCCTGCGCGGCGTCGGCAATCCCATCGGCATGAAGTGCGGCCCCAGCCTTGAGCCCGACGCGCTGATCCGCATGCTCGACACGCTGAACCCGGCGCGCGAGCCCGGCCGCATGACCCTGATCGCCCGCTTCGGGCATGACAAGGTCGAGGCTGGCCTGCCCAAGCTGGTGCGCGCGGTGAAGGCCGAAGGCCACCCGGTGGTGTGGTCGTGCGACCCGATGCACGGCAACGTCATCAAGTCCGACAGCGGCTTCAAGACCCGTCCGTTCGACCGTATCCTTTCGGAAGTGCGCGGCTTCTTCGCCGTCCACCGTGCCGAGGGCACGCATGCGGGCGGCGTCCATGTCGAGATGACCGGCCAGGACGTGACCGAATGCACCGGCGGCGCCATCGCCATCACCGACGAGGCGCTGAAGGACCGCTACCACACGCACTGCGATCCCCGCCTCAACGGTGCCCAGTCGATCGAACTTGCGTTCGAGATGGCCGATCTGCTCAATCTCGAAATGTCGGAAGGGCGCCGCGAAGCCGCCTGATCGCCTGATCACAAGCGAACCGAGACAAGCGCGGCGGGAGAGATTCCGCCGCGCTTTTTCGTGCATTCCCACCGCTCGCGATACATGCCGAAACATGTCGATACGCAAAGCGAACAGGTGCACTCTTGTTCGCTGATGACCGCGCTCGATAAGGGCACAAGGCATCATCAGCAGGAGGGAGAAATGTCATGCGGTTTCGCATAACAATGTGGTTGGCGACCCTGATCGCAGCATTTGCGCTGACGTCAGGCGCAGTGCAGGCCAGAAACGCACCGACCGGGCAGTCGCTTGCGGTCGTCAGACCGGTGGTATCGTGTGCAGCCCTGTCAGCAACCGACCTGACCGCGATTGGCGGTGCAGGCAGCGGCGTGACCTCGGCAACGCTCGACAAGAGCGACGGCATCGAGGTGTGCGACGTCAAGGGCACGCTGACACCCAAGGTGAACTTCGAGGTTTTGCTGCCAACGAAAACCTGGTCGCAACGTTATCTTCAGGTCGGCTGCGGAGGGCTTTGCGGAGACATCACCCTGCGTTCCGGTGCCTCCAGTGGTTGCAAGGTGCTGAACGATGGCGGTTTCGTCATGGCGGCGACCGACATGGGGCATACCGGGCAGAGCGGCGAATGGGGCCTTGATGATCAGCGGCGCGCCGATTTCGCTTATCGGGCAGAGCATATCACCGGTCAGGCCGCCAAGCTGTTGATCCGCAAGTTCTATGGGCGCGCTCAGAAATACGCCTATTTCAACGGCTGCTCCGACGGCGGGCGCGAGGCGCTGATGGAAGCTCAGCGTTTCCCGGACGATTTCGACGGCGTGATCGCCGGCGCCCCCGCCATGCTGTTCCAGGTGCAGAACACGCTGTACCATGGCTGGATGGCTACCGTGAACCGTGATGCGGCAGGCCATAATATCCTGCTCTCCGCCAAACTGCCGGCATTGCATGCGGCCGTGCTCGCGGCGTGTGACGGCAACGACGGCGTGACGGACGGCATCGTCGCCGTTCCTGCCGCGTGCCGGTTCGATCCCGCGGTTCTGGCCTGCAAGACCGGACAGTCGGGTAATGCCTGCCTGACCGCAGCCGAAATCGATGTGGTGCGCAAGTTCTATGAGGGGCCTCGCGATCCCAAAACGGGTTCGCCGCTGACTGCCGGGCAGCCGCTCTATGGTTCTGAACTCAACTGGCAGGGCATCTATGTGCCTGACAGCGACGGGGGCATGATGATGAGCACGATGATCGTGCCGCCGGTTTGGAAGGATATCGCTTTCGTTCCGCCGCGCACCACGGCGACGATGGCGGACTGGACTTTCGATACCGCCACGCTTGATGCCCTGAGAGCGCGCCACACGCTGTTCGATGCCACCAATGCGAACCTCGACGCTTTCGCGGCGCGTGGCGGCAAGCTGATCCTGTGGCATGGTCTTGGCGATCCGCATATTTCGCCCGCGAACACGGTTTCGTACCAGCAGGCGATCGAAAAGGCGATGGGCCGTGATCGCGTGAACGGATTTGAGCGCCTCTATCTGCTTCCCGGTGTTGCCCATTGCGGCGGTGGGCAGGGGCCGTCTGCGCTCGATCTGCTGTCGGCGATGATGGCCTGGGTCGAGGGAGGGCATGCGCCCGATGCGATCCTGACTTCGACTACGGCAACGGAGAGTTCGTTCGGTCAACCGACCGCTGGCAGCAAAGGGGGCGCTCGACAGGGGCCGCCGCCGATGGCCAAGCTGGAGACAGCAGCGCTACCGGCCATGACCCGCCCGGTCTATCCCTATCCTTTCGTTGCAAAATACAAGGGCACGGGTGACTACACCAAAGCGGTGAACTGGGAGAAGGGCGCTGCGACCCAGGTTGTTGCGCTGCATCCATGGCCCGGCAGCGATCTGTTCGCACCGTTCATTTTCTCCGACAAGTGACCTTATGTGCAAGGCCCGGCAAGCAAATTGCCGGGCCTTGCCGTCGCGCTCTCTCCGGTCAGACAGGCAGGCCGACGTAATTCTCGGCGATCGAGCGCTGGGCGGCCTCGCTGGAGGCGATGTAGTCCAGTTCGGCTACCTGCATCCGCCGCTCGAACGGGCCGTCTTCGGGGAAGCGGTGCATCAGGCGGGTGAGCGACCAACTGAACCGCTCCGATTTCCACACGCGGGCCAGCGCCTTGTCCGAATAGCTGATCACGGCTTCTGCATCGTTCCTGCCAAAGAACGCGATCAGGGCTTCGGCGGCGTAATGTACGTCGCTGGCAGCGAGGTTCAGGCCCTTGGCGCCGGTCGGTGGGACGATGTGCGCGGCATCGCCGCACAGCAGCAGACTGCCATGGCGCATCGGCTCGAACACGTAGGAGCGCAGCGGTGCGATCGACTTTTCCAGCGAGGGGCCGCGCGTGATGTGTGCGGCGGCATCGGGGCCGAGGCGGATCGCCAGTTCGTCCCAGATGCGATCGTCGCTCCAGTCCTCGACCTTTTCGGTCAGCGGCACGTCCACGTAGTAACGGCTGCGCGTGTGGCTGCGCTGCGAGGCGAGCGCGAAGCCGCGTTCGTGGTTGGCATAGATCAGCTCGTGGTTGCACGGCGGCACGTCGGACAGGATACCGAGCCAGCCGAACGGATAGACCCGCTCGAAATGGCGCGCGACCGAGGCGGGGATCGCCTGGCGCGAAGGGCCGTGGAAGCCGTCGCAGCCGACGATGATGCGGGCCTCGATGCGGTGCTCGGCGCCGTCCTTGGTGTAGGTCACGCTGGGCGTGTCGCTCTCGATATCGTGCAGCGCGACATCGCTCGCCTGATAGATCACTTCGAGGCCGCGCGCCTCGCGCGCGTCCATCAGGTCGCGGGTCATCTCGGTCTGGCCATAGACCATCACCTGCTTGCCGGTCAGCGCCTTGATGTCGATGCGGATCAGGCGCTCGCCGTCGGCAAGGTTGAAACCGTCGTGGGGCAGGCCCTCGGCTTTCATCCGCGCATCGAGGCCGAGCCGCTCCATCATAGCGACGGTGCCCTGTTCCAGAACGCCTGCGCGGATACGCGAGAGAACGTAATCGGGGCTCTGGCGTTCGAGGACGACGCAGTCGATCCCCTCGCTCTTGAGCAGGTGTCCCAGCAGCAGGCCAGCAGGCCCCGCGCCGATAATGGCGACTTGACGCTTCATGCAAACTCTCCCGAACGCCCGTAGAACGGGCCGTGGTCTTGTTGCCGAGTTTGACATTCCGGATCGTTTGCGGAAGGGTTTGGTAGGACAAAGATTGGTACTTTCGAGACAAAGATGGCCTTGCATCGCGTTGCTTCCGTGCCCGTCTATGCACTGTATGGCGAAGAGCAGCCGGTCGAGACGCCGGGCTTTGCGCATATCGAGACGATTGCCGCGCGCTCTTCGCTGCACGATTGGGAGATTGGCACGCACCGGCATCGCAGCTTCGCGCAGGTGCTGATCGTCCAGCAGGGGAAGTGGAGGTCCGTCTGGGTGAGGAACACGTTCGCCTTGCTGCCCCGGCGTTTGTCGCAGTGCGGGCGGGGATCATCCACGGTTTCCAGTTCCGTCCGCAGACGCACGGCGTGATCCTGACGCTGGCGGCCGACCACGAAGGCGTCGCGCGCGCGCCGGCGCTGGCGGCGATGCTGGAGCATGGCGGCTATGGCGCGATGGCGCCGGACGAGGCGGCGCGAGTGGAGCGGGTGGCGCGCGAACTGCTCGACTTGACGGGAGACTGGCGCGAGCCCGACGCCCTGTTTCACGCTCTCGTCACGGCGCTGCTCCATGCAGTCCAGCGTGCGGCGCGTGCAGGGCAGGCTATGAGATGGAGCCGCGGATGGTGCAGTTCTATGATCTAGTCGAAAGGCACTATCGGGACAGTTGCGATCTGGCTTTCTTCGCTGGCGAAATGGGCGTTACCACACGCACGCTGACCCGATTGACGGTCGCTCGGACAGGGCTGGGGCCTATCGAATTGGTCAACCGCCGCCGGGCGGCGGAAGCGCGTCGGTTGTTGCGCTATTCCAATGCCAGTGTGGCGCAAATCGCCGATACGCTGGGATTTGCAGACGTGTCCTATTTCTCGCGTTTCTACATGCGGATGACGGGGCAACGCCCAAGCCGTGATCGACATCCAGCGACATTCGGGCAATATGATAATAAATGCTAATGACATTCAGTAATGATAAGGCAGTCCTATCTGCTTTACCTTCGAGAGAGAGCAGCCTAACGGCGATGGTTCCCGGCCGGGCGGTGCGAGCCTGGCGTTGACCTGAGACCATGATGTTCCGTCTGTCTGTTGGCCGTCCTGCTTTCCATGCCCGATTGCTTCTTTCGACGGCTGCCTTCGCCGGATTGTTGATCGGCGTAAACGCCTATGCGGATACAGATGCAGGCAACGATGCACAGGACAAGTCGGTCATCCATGTCACCGGGCATGCCGATAGCGACGGGATGATGCCCGCGCAGGACAGCGCTGCGGCGATCAGCGAAGTGACGGCGGACTTCCTCAAGCTCCAGCCCCCGACGCTGAACGCGTTCCAGATGGTCAGCCTGCTGCCCGGCGCGAATGTCGCATCAAGCGATCCCTATGGCCTTTCGACCAGTTCGGGCATCACCATGCGTGGCCTCGGGCAGGACGAGATCGGCGTGCTGATGGAAGGCGCGCCGCAGAACGACATCGGCTATTATTACGCCTACCCCTCGCAGTTCGCCGATACCGAGAACTTGCGGTCCGTTGCGCTCAGCCCCGGTTCCGTCGATCTCAGCGCGCCGGTGGTGAACGGCGCGGGCGGGCTGCTTTCGGTTGCGCTCGCGGACCCGGAAAAGACGATGGGCGGGCTGCTCGACCTGTCGCTCGGCTCTTACGACCAGCGGCGGATTTTCGCCCGCTTCGATACCGGCACCATCGGCAACACCGGCCTGCGTGCCTTCGTATCGTACTCCGACACGCGGGCCGACAACTGGCGCGGCGCGGGCGTGGACAAGCGCCGCCACCTCGATTTCAAGCTGCTGAACGAATGGGGCGAGGGCAACCGCGCCGCTCTGGCGGTGTCGTTCAACGAGGCGGATTCGTCGGTCTATCCCGGCCCGACGCTGGCGGACTGGAAGGCCTATGGCCGCCATCAGGGTTACGATGCCAGCTATGACGCGGCGGACGGCGGCAACCTGAATTACTGGCGGCTCTACCGCGCGCCGTTCCGCAACCTCTATCTGTCCGCACCGATCCACCTGAAACTGGCGGACAACCTCGATCTGGACAGCACCAGCTATCTCCAGTTCGGCTACGGCAACTCGCCCTACGGCACGCAGCTGAGCGAGGAAGGCAACTACCTCGGCACCGAGGCACTGGCGCCGATCACGCTGGCCAATGCGGTCGATGGCACCGCGAACGTGCTGGGCAACTACACCGGCAAGCAGCTGCGGGCAGGCGAAGTCGCCAGCCTGACCTGGACCACCGGGGCGCATAAAATCACCGCCGGGCTCTGGGGCGATTACGGCACCGACCGCGTGCTTCAGACCTACACCGCGCTCAATGCCGATGGCACGCCGACCGCGATCTGGGGCCATACCAAAGACGCGATCCGCACCGCCGATGGTCGCCTGCTGGCCTACGAGAACATCCGGACGACGACCGTTACCAAGGGCTTCTTCGTTGCCGATACGATCACTGTCGATCCGCGCCTGACCATCGACGTGGGCTTCAAGGGCGTCGATTTCCTGCGCCATGGCCGCAACTATCTGCCCGGCGATCAGACTACGGTTCATGCCGACAGCTTCGCCGCGCTGCCGCAGGCGGCGGTGCGCTACAAGCTGGACGATCACAACCAGTTCTTCGCGAACGTGACCACGCACTTCCGCGCGCCGGACGAGTTCTCGCTCTATGACAGCTACGATGGTGGCGAAGTCACCTCGCAGGGTGTGAACGGGCTGAAAAACGAATATTCGGTGTCCGAGGAGCTGGGCTGGCGCTATTCGGGCAGCCGTGTGGCGGTGACGCTGACCGGCTTCCACTACCACTTCCGCAACCGGCAGGTCTCGACCGTGGTCGATTCCGACGGCGCGCTGGTCTACGCCACGGTCAATGCCGGGCGCCAGACCTCGTGGGCATCGACGGCGAGATCGACTATCGCCTGAACGATGCCGTCAGCCTTTATGCCTCGGGCGAATGGCTGCGCGCAAAGAACGACGACGATCTGCCGATGGGCGATGACTATCTGCCGACCAAGGGCAAGGACGCGGTCGCCAGCCCGCATTACCAGCTGGGCTTCGGCGGGCGCTATGACGGCGGGCTGTTCTTCGGAACGCTGGGCGTGAAGTACGTCGCCGCGCAGTATGCGACGTTCATGAACGACGAGCGGATTCCCGGTTTCGCCAATGTCGATGCCGGGATCGGCGTGCATCTGGCCGGACTGATCGACGGCAAGCGCACCGATTTGCGCGTCAACGG from Novosphingobium sp. 9 encodes:
- the pobA gene encoding 4-hydroxybenzoate 3-monooxygenase; the protein is MKRQVAIIGAGPAGLLLGHLLKSEGIDCVVLERQSPDYVLSRIRAGVLEQGTVAMMERLGLDARMKAEGLPHDGFNLADGERLIRIDIKALTGKQVMVYGQTEMTRDLMDAREARGLEVIYQASDVALHDIESDTPSVTYTKDGAEHRIEARIIVGCDGFHGPSRQAIPASVARHFERVYPFGWLGILSDVPPCNHELIYANHERGFALASQRSHTRSRYYVDVPLTEKVEDWSDDRIWDELAIRLGPDAAAHITRGPSLEKSIAPLRSYVFEPMRHGSLLLCGDAAHIVPPTGAKGLNLAASDVHYAAEALIAFFGRNDAEAVISYSDKALARVWKSERFSWSLTRLMHRFPEDGPFERRMQVAELDYIASSEAAQRSIAENYVGLPV
- a CDS encoding helix-turn-helix domain-containing protein produces the protein MVQFYDLVERHYRDSCDLAFFAGEMGVTTRTLTRLTVARTGLGPIELVNRRRAAEARRLLRYSNASVAQIADTLGFADVSYFSRFYMRMTGQRPSRDRHPATFGQYDNKC